One genomic window of Bradyrhizobium sp. B124 includes the following:
- a CDS encoding YafY family protein has protein sequence MRASRLFSILTTLQARGQVTAPELAEACEVSVRTIYRDIDALSAAGVPVYADRGAEGGYRLLDGYRVRLNGLSQGEAEALFMAGLPGPAAALGLDVAMAAAQTKLMAALPENLRPNARGMQQRFHLDAPGWFGETEEPKHLRAIAASVLRETLIEIRYQSWKAEKRRRVAPLGLVLKGGSWYLAGLVDGNVRTYRVARVLDCTALETPFARPGEFDLATYWRASIARLEAELHPNEATVRLSPLGLQLFDALAHPYVKARMRLAEAADTDGWRIATMPVGKTVWHAASELLRLGAEAEVIAPAELREKMAELAGAMAARYVDAPSRRAARR, from the coding sequence ATGCGCGCGAGCCGGCTGTTTTCCATCCTCACCACCCTGCAGGCACGGGGACAGGTCACCGCACCCGAGCTGGCCGAAGCCTGCGAGGTCTCGGTGCGCACGATCTATCGCGACATCGATGCGCTCTCGGCCGCCGGCGTCCCCGTCTATGCCGACCGCGGCGCCGAGGGCGGCTATCGCCTGCTCGACGGCTATCGGGTGCGGCTCAACGGGCTGTCGCAGGGCGAGGCCGAGGCGCTGTTCATGGCCGGCCTGCCCGGCCCCGCCGCCGCACTCGGCCTCGATGTCGCGATGGCGGCGGCGCAGACCAAGCTGATGGCGGCGCTGCCGGAGAATCTTCGCCCCAACGCGCGGGGCATGCAGCAGCGCTTCCATCTCGACGCGCCGGGTTGGTTCGGCGAGACCGAGGAGCCGAAGCATCTGCGCGCCATTGCAGCCTCGGTGCTGCGCGAGACCCTGATCGAGATCCGCTACCAGAGCTGGAAGGCCGAGAAGCGGCGGCGCGTGGCGCCGCTCGGCCTCGTGCTGAAGGGCGGCAGCTGGTATCTCGCCGGCCTCGTCGACGGCAATGTGCGCACCTACCGGGTCGCGCGGGTGCTGGATTGCACCGCACTGGAGACGCCGTTCGCGCGGCCGGGGGAGTTCGATCTCGCCACCTACTGGCGCGCCTCGATCGCGCGGCTCGAGGCCGAGCTGCATCCGAACGAGGCCACGGTGCGGCTGTCGCCGTTGGGGCTGCAACTGTTCGATGCGCTGGCCCACCCTTACGTGAAGGCGCGGATGCGGCTTGCTGAAGCCGCCGACACCGACGGCTGGCGGATCGCCACCATGCCGGTCGGTAAGACGGTGTGGCACGCCGCCTCCGAATTGCTGCGGCTCGGCGCCGAGGCCGAGGTGATCGCGCCCGCGGAGTTGCGCGAGAAGATGGCGGAGCTGGCGGGCGCGATGGCCGCGCGCTATGTGGACGCGCCGTCGCGCCGCGCGGCCCGGCGTTAA
- a CDS encoding glutathione S-transferase family protein has product MTTVAPTDRVTLYYSPQSRATGTRVLLEELGAPYDLHILNMKAAEQRKDAYLAINPLGKVPAIRHRDALVTEQVAIFIYLADLFPQAGLTPALNDPRRGPYLRWIAYYGASFEPAVIDHFMKREPAPITQSPYADYDTMLGTLEAQLAKGPYLLGEEITAADILWGIAFSWTMMFGIVPKRDVFVRYSERIAARPAFIRISKADDEMAAQHAAAAGV; this is encoded by the coding sequence ATGACCACCGTTGCCCCCACCGACCGCGTCACGCTGTATTACTCGCCGCAGAGCCGCGCCACCGGCACCCGCGTGCTGCTGGAGGAACTCGGCGCGCCTTATGATTTGCATATCCTCAACATGAAGGCGGCAGAGCAGCGCAAGGACGCCTATCTCGCGATCAATCCGCTCGGCAAGGTGCCGGCGATCCGTCATCGCGATGCGCTGGTGACCGAGCAGGTCGCGATCTTCATCTACCTTGCCGATCTGTTCCCGCAGGCGGGCCTGACGCCCGCGCTGAACGACCCGCGCCGCGGCCCCTATCTGCGCTGGATCGCCTATTACGGCGCCTCGTTCGAGCCGGCGGTGATCGACCATTTCATGAAGCGCGAGCCGGCGCCGATCACGCAGTCGCCCTACGCCGATTACGACACCATGCTGGGCACGCTCGAGGCGCAGCTCGCAAAGGGGCCCTATCTGCTCGGCGAAGAGATCACGGCGGCGGACATCCTTTGGGGCATCGCGTTCAGTTGGACCATGATGTTCGGCATCGTGCCGAAAAGGGACGTCTTCGTCCGCTATTCCGAACGCATCGCCGCGCGCCCGGCTTTCATCCGGATCTCGAAGGCCGACGACGAGATGGCGGCGCAGCATGCAGCCGCCGCCGGAGTGTGA
- a CDS encoding DUF6157 family protein — translation MAKPLYSTNCFNTLIRVAEDCPAQRGEEPQLRGGQPTVAVLQYRMIAGAPYRYTSDDVVFATSSAGRALDAKAAKKARSLARETFFSRGQACMRASPLGKRFGWGVHADADGRIAIYAVDSKRYQALAGDPEIAQTRAMRSKRA, via the coding sequence ATGGCGAAACCCCTGTACAGCACCAACTGCTTCAACACCCTGATCCGCGTCGCCGAGGATTGCCCGGCGCAGCGCGGCGAGGAGCCGCAGCTGCGTGGCGGTCAGCCGACGGTTGCCGTGCTGCAATACCGGATGATCGCCGGAGCGCCCTACAGATACACCTCCGACGACGTGGTGTTCGCGACCTCGTCGGCCGGCCGCGCGCTCGATGCGAAGGCGGCGAAGAAGGCGCGCAGCCTCGCCCGCGAGACGTTCTTCTCGCGCGGCCAGGCCTGCATGCGCGCCTCGCCGCTCGGCAAGCGTTTCGGCTGGGGCGTTCACGCCGACGCCGACGGCCGCATCGCAATCTACGCCGTCGACAGCAAGCGTTATCAGGCGCTGGCCGGTGATCCGGAGATTGCGCAGACGCGCGCGATGCGGTCGAAGCGGGCGTGA
- a CDS encoding enoyl-CoA hydratase/isomerase family protein has translation MADAANTASGPVLEIAGARATIRLNRPKHLNRLQAEDLGELVRLFDRIEADPAIRVLVLTGTGRAFSAGYDLNSVAERAVSESEQQSAGSAFEVVVNRLEDLSVPTICRLNGGVYGGSTDLALACDFRIGVDTAEMFMPAARLGLHYYKSGIRRYVTRLGVDNAKLLFLTAQKITAPEMLRIGYLTAMVSLDLLDEEVDKLATILAGNAPKAMAGMKRAINEFARGELDEAAADQRHSDSMHGDEIKEGIKAFAEKRAPRF, from the coding sequence ATGGCCGACGCGGCCAACACCGCCAGCGGACCCGTGCTAGAAATCGCGGGCGCACGCGCCACGATCCGCCTCAACCGGCCGAAGCATCTCAACCGCCTGCAGGCCGAGGATCTCGGCGAGCTGGTCAGGCTGTTCGACCGGATCGAGGCCGATCCCGCGATCCGCGTGCTGGTGCTGACCGGAACCGGCCGCGCGTTCTCCGCCGGCTACGACCTCAACTCGGTGGCCGAGCGCGCGGTGAGCGAGAGCGAGCAGCAAAGTGCGGGCTCAGCGTTCGAGGTGGTGGTGAACCGGCTCGAGGATCTGAGCGTGCCGACGATCTGCCGGCTCAATGGCGGGGTCTATGGCGGCTCGACCGACCTGGCGCTCGCCTGCGACTTCCGCATCGGCGTCGATACCGCGGAGATGTTCATGCCGGCGGCGCGGCTCGGGCTGCACTATTACAAGAGCGGCATCCGGCGCTACGTCACACGGCTCGGGGTCGACAACGCCAAGCTGCTGTTCCTGACCGCGCAGAAGATCACAGCGCCGGAGATGCTGCGGATCGGCTACCTCACCGCGATGGTGTCGCTCGACCTGCTCGACGAAGAGGTCGACAAGCTCGCCACGATCCTGGCCGGCAATGCTCCGAAGGCGATGGCCGGCATGAAACGCGCGATCAACGAATTCGCCCGCGGCGAGCTGGATGAGGCCGCCGCCGACCAGCGCCACAGCGACAGCATGCACGGCGATGAGATCAAGGAAGGCATCAAAGCGTTCGCCGAGAAGCGGGCGCCGAGGTTTTAG
- a CDS encoding cyclic nucleotide-gated ion channel produces the protein MSKPIVLPALTRFVSATAGRNMTTAAYVAVTVGVAMMTLLTVAPAYDTVPHWVDALLWACLAYFVFEWLVRLRHMRRQDKLWFYALSSAGVVDAVGALAVPLALLSGIEPKTAWLLGVLWMLKVVPGIPGLRQLRRVLVVESGPLLSVLVIFLMVVFLASVAEYFLERDVQPQTFGSVPAALWWAVVTLTTTGYGDVVPITPLGRMVAAMVMISGLGVFGLWTGILATGFAAETRRDNFLRTWETVSKVPFFAHLGPAAIADVTQVLRTMDLPPRTMIIRKDTNGDCMYFVAAGEVEVDLPGRKVKLGEGAFFGEMALLGNAKRGASVSTSKVTRLLVLDLVDFRLLMARHPDLAETIDAEAKRRERENQ, from the coding sequence ATGTCCAAGCCGATCGTCCTTCCGGCCTTGACGCGCTTCGTTTCCGCCACCGCCGGCCGCAACATGACCACGGCGGCCTATGTCGCGGTCACGGTCGGTGTCGCCATGATGACGCTGCTGACGGTCGCGCCGGCCTATGACACGGTCCCGCACTGGGTCGATGCGCTGCTGTGGGCCTGCCTTGCCTATTTCGTGTTCGAATGGCTGGTGCGGCTGCGGCACATGCGGCGGCAGGACAAGCTCTGGTTCTACGCGCTGTCAAGCGCTGGCGTCGTCGATGCGGTCGGTGCGCTGGCGGTGCCATTGGCCCTGCTCAGCGGCATCGAGCCGAAAACCGCATGGCTGCTCGGTGTGCTCTGGATGCTCAAGGTGGTGCCAGGCATTCCCGGCCTGCGCCAGCTCCGGCGCGTGCTCGTGGTGGAATCCGGCCCGCTGCTCAGCGTGCTGGTGATCTTCCTGATGGTGGTGTTCCTGGCCTCCGTCGCCGAATACTTCCTGGAGCGGGACGTCCAGCCGCAGACCTTCGGCAGCGTGCCGGCGGCGCTGTGGTGGGCGGTGGTGACGCTGACCACGACAGGCTATGGCGACGTGGTGCCGATCACCCCGCTCGGCCGCATGGTCGCTGCCATGGTGATGATCTCGGGCCTCGGCGTGTTCGGGCTGTGGACCGGTATTCTGGCGACCGGCTTTGCCGCGGAAACCCGCCGCGACAATTTTCTGAGAACCTGGGAGACCGTCAGCAAGGTGCCGTTCTTCGCGCATCTCGGCCCGGCCGCGATCGCCGACGTCACCCAGGTGCTGCGGACCATGGACCTGCCGCCGCGCACCATGATCATCCGCAAGGACACCAATGGCGACTGCATGTATTTCGTCGCCGCCGGCGAGGTGGAGGTCGACCTGCCCGGACGCAAGGTGAAGCTCGGCGAAGGCGCATTCTTCGGCGAGATGGCGCTGCTCGGCAACGCCAAGCGGGGCGCCAGCGTCTCGACCAGCAAGGTGACCCGGCTGTTGGTGCTTGACCTCGTCGATTTCCGCCTGTTGATGGCAAGGCATCCCGATCTCGCCGAGACCATCGACGCCGAGGCGAAGCGGCGCGAACGTGAGAACCAATGA
- a CDS encoding Crp/Fnr family transcriptional regulator — translation MDTSHLAEHAGAAGSFFASIFVVATLSMRTMIPLRVFAILTNIILIATAVPTHNYATLILHAVLLPVNTYRLHQMLQLVRNVKKSVNSDLSMDWLRPFTTERKCTAGEVLFYKDEKADSMFYIVSGRFRLVESGIELPVGALVGEFGMLSPSNTRTQTLECVETGMVLSVTYDQVEQLYVQNPAFGFYLLRLFSARLFENISTLEQRLAQHATPQVAEPKPA, via the coding sequence ATGGATACCTCACATCTCGCGGAGCACGCCGGCGCCGCCGGCAGTTTCTTCGCATCGATCTTCGTGGTCGCCACGCTGTCGATGCGGACCATGATCCCGTTGCGCGTCTTTGCCATCCTGACCAACATCATCCTGATCGCGACCGCCGTCCCGACCCATAATTACGCGACGCTGATTCTGCATGCCGTGCTGCTGCCGGTGAACACCTATCGTCTGCACCAGATGCTGCAACTGGTCCGCAACGTGAAGAAATCGGTCAACAGCGATCTGTCGATGGACTGGCTGAGGCCATTCACGACGGAGCGCAAATGCACCGCGGGCGAAGTCCTGTTCTACAAGGACGAGAAGGCCGACAGCATGTTCTACATTGTCAGCGGCCGCTTCCGCCTGGTCGAATCCGGCATCGAGCTGCCGGTCGGCGCCCTGGTCGGCGAGTTTGGCATGCTGTCGCCGTCGAACACCCGCACCCAGACGCTGGAGTGCGTCGAAACCGGCATGGTGCTGTCGGTGACCTATGACCAGGTCGAGCAGCTTTACGTTCAGAACCCGGCGTTCGGCTTCTACCTCCTGCGTCTGTTCAGCGCCCGCCTGTTCGAGAATATCTCGACGCTCGAGCAGCGGCTCGCGCAGCACGCCACCCCACAGGTCGCGGAGCCAAAACCTGCATGA
- a CDS encoding DUF6537 domain-containing protein: MSPATSSGGAAVPDDDSLLASLRYLFADIIGDEDEGPPVLPDACPDHLGPAVTDAIHLLIAYQSTSYAQLYIDRLKRFVGRRGVDDALLAEIARLMAERMAYEDAIRIAQLKLGEVNAAGGLAARSADDVKKLRLDELIDALPEMVADPVLAVLDRLGWRRRRVSIRFSANTRFSVRRLRIEAGLKRWRLFSGRYAKERIWVERWLHMIDRSLTKQPGAVSAIVQTATMIQGYGDPYRQGIADWHVIIDGLVKPTFDGVLALPDLAAAITEARAAIMPDPRQASLKRKIAEIRARVPAAAP, from the coding sequence ATGAGCCCCGCGACGAGTTCTGGAGGCGCCGCAGTGCCGGATGACGACAGTCTGCTGGCTTCGCTTCGTTACCTCTTTGCCGATATCATCGGCGATGAGGACGAGGGGCCGCCGGTGCTGCCCGACGCCTGCCCGGACCACCTCGGGCCCGCGGTCACCGATGCCATCCATCTGTTGATCGCCTATCAGAGCACGAGCTACGCCCAGCTCTACATCGACCGGCTCAAACGCTTCGTCGGCCGCCGCGGCGTTGACGACGCCCTGCTTGCCGAGATCGCGCGGCTGATGGCCGAGCGCATGGCCTATGAGGACGCGATCCGCATCGCGCAGCTCAAGCTCGGCGAAGTCAACGCGGCGGGCGGCCTTGCGGCGCGCTCGGCCGACGACGTCAAGAAACTCCGCCTCGACGAGTTGATCGACGCCCTGCCGGAGATGGTCGCCGATCCGGTGCTTGCCGTGCTCGACCGGCTCGGCTGGCGCCGCCGCCGGGTCTCGATCCGTTTCAGCGCCAACACCCGCTTCAGCGTTCGCCGGCTCCGGATCGAGGCCGGCCTGAAGCGCTGGCGGCTGTTCTCGGGGCGCTACGCCAAGGAACGCATCTGGGTCGAGCGCTGGCTGCACATGATCGATCGCAGCTTGACCAAGCAGCCGGGCGCGGTCTCAGCGATTGTGCAGACCGCGACCATGATCCAGGGCTACGGCGATCCCTATCGCCAGGGCATCGCGGACTGGCACGTGATCATCGACGGACTGGTCAAACCGACCTTCGACGGCGTGCTCGCGCTTCCCGATCTTGCCGCCGCCATCACCGAGGCCCGCGCCGCCATCATGCCCGATCCGCGGCAGGCCTCGCTGAAGCGCAAGATCGCAGAGATTCGCGCGCGGGTGCCGGCGGCGGCGCCGTAA
- a CDS encoding TAXI family TRAP transporter solute-binding subunit, giving the protein MSAEAPAPSPVLPRPRPPVAKSNRAQIIIFTMLTLFLSAITVIGGRVWLRNSETLVFAVGDANGPEAKFAARLATVLKNNSSRLRLKIAPNPDNAKALVQFDRRAATLAILRTDAKVPPRARAIAILEHDVVLVLSPGGKKIKSLTELKRRKIAVVGDGENSVNFVRSALEISDSPDAAQRVQQAPPNTPFDKLFASGFAAVVVIEHASKIIKDKTYEQYAKRAGGFTLNAIDEAKALARKYPAISEETISTGMLSSSPAIPDDDVDSIGLEWLLVAQSSMSTTTAAELARIVYENKSELALDDGFASKIEPAATDKDAFIVAHQGAAEYINDDTKSFMDRYSDVMYLGAAALSIIGSIFAAIYTKITRVAPEKASELAGRILDIGERVEHTTCAEHLDELQDELEAILRGAVIGLRDGTVSGDGLDTFKLGYELVRDEIALRRDHLKRHPPAVDDNLVVVKTANG; this is encoded by the coding sequence ATGAGTGCCGAAGCCCCCGCGCCTTCGCCAGTGCTGCCGCGACCACGCCCTCCGGTCGCCAAGAGCAACCGCGCGCAGATCATCATCTTCACCATGCTGACGCTGTTCTTGAGCGCGATCACCGTGATCGGCGGCCGGGTCTGGCTGCGCAATTCGGAAACGCTGGTGTTCGCGGTCGGCGATGCCAACGGCCCGGAGGCCAAATTCGCCGCCCGCCTCGCCACCGTGCTGAAAAACAATTCGTCGCGGCTGCGGCTGAAGATCGCGCCGAACCCCGACAACGCCAAGGCGCTGGTGCAGTTCGATCGTCGCGCCGCAACGCTTGCGATCCTGCGCACCGATGCCAAGGTACCGCCGCGCGCCCGCGCCATCGCGATCCTCGAGCATGATGTGGTGCTGGTGCTGAGCCCCGGCGGCAAGAAGATCAAGTCGCTGACCGAACTGAAGAGGAGGAAGATCGCAGTCGTCGGCGACGGCGAGAACAGCGTCAATTTCGTCCGCAGCGCGCTGGAGATTTCCGACAGCCCGGATGCGGCGCAGCGGGTGCAGCAGGCGCCGCCGAACACGCCGTTCGACAAATTGTTCGCTTCGGGCTTCGCCGCCGTGGTCGTGATCGAACATGCCTCGAAGATCATCAAGGACAAGACCTACGAGCAATATGCCAAGCGCGCCGGCGGCTTCACCTTGAACGCGATCGACGAGGCCAAGGCGCTGGCGCGCAAATATCCGGCGATCTCGGAGGAGACGATCTCGACCGGCATGCTGTCGTCCTCGCCGGCGATCCCCGACGACGACGTGGACAGCATTGGGCTGGAATGGCTGCTGGTCGCGCAATCCTCGATGTCCACGACCACGGCGGCCGAGCTCGCGCGCATCGTCTATGAGAACAAGTCCGAGCTCGCGCTCGACGACGGCTTCGCCTCCAAGATCGAGCCGGCGGCGACCGACAAGGACGCCTTCATCGTCGCCCATCAGGGCGCGGCCGAATACATCAATGACGATACCAAATCGTTCATGGATCGCTACAGCGACGTGATGTATCTCGGCGCCGCCGCGCTCAGCATCATCGGCTCGATCTTCGCTGCGATCTACACCAAGATCACCCGCGTCGCGCCGGAGAAGGCCAGCGAACTGGCGGGCCGGATCCTCGACATCGGCGAGCGCGTCGAGCACACCACCTGCGCCGAGCATCTCGACGAATTGCAGGACGAGCTCGAGGCGATCCTGCGCGGCGCGGTGATCGGCTTGCGCGACGGCACCGTTTCCGGCGACGGCCTCGACACCTTCAAGCTCGGCTACGAGTTGGTCCGCGACGAGATCGCGCTGCGCCGCGACCATCTCAAGCGCCACCCACCGGCAGTCGATGATAATCTCGTGGTTGTGAAGACCGCGAACGGGTGA
- a CDS encoding DUF3307 domain-containing protein — MLLLTAKHIIADFMLQNAWMAIGKDQKTGWAMPLLAHCLVHLAVALALILVVAPRFWYVAFVDFVIHIIVDRCKGICASHFGVTLESGHPWFWTLIGVDQALHHLTGFALSIYMAAN; from the coding sequence ATGTTGCTTCTCACCGCAAAGCACATCATCGCTGACTTCATGCTGCAGAACGCCTGGATGGCGATCGGCAAGGATCAGAAGACCGGCTGGGCCATGCCGCTGCTCGCGCATTGCCTGGTCCATCTCGCGGTCGCGCTGGCGCTGATCCTGGTGGTGGCGCCGCGCTTCTGGTACGTCGCCTTCGTGGACTTCGTGATCCACATCATCGTCGATCGCTGCAAGGGCATCTGCGCCTCGCATTTCGGCGTGACGCTGGAGTCCGGCCATCCCTGGTTCTGGACCCTGATCGGGGTCGACCAGGCGCTGCACCACCTCACCGGATTCGCGCTGTCGATCTACATGGCCGCGAACTGA
- a CDS encoding YkgJ family cysteine cluster protein, producing the protein MTGNAIDAADASPCQSCGACCSYSVNWPRFTVEDDAQLDLIPAQFVNARQSGMRCEGDRCSALSGRVGEATRCEVYAVRPEVCRTCLPGDAECAMARRRHGLPLIPSAQPD; encoded by the coding sequence ATGACCGGCAACGCGATCGACGCGGCGGACGCGAGCCCCTGCCAGTCCTGCGGCGCCTGCTGCAGCTATTCGGTGAACTGGCCGCGCTTCACGGTGGAAGACGACGCGCAGCTCGATCTGATCCCAGCGCAATTCGTCAACGCGCGACAATCAGGGATGCGCTGCGAGGGCGACCGCTGCTCGGCGCTGTCAGGCCGGGTGGGCGAAGCAACGCGCTGCGAGGTCTATGCGGTGCGGCCGGAGGTGTGCCGAACCTGTCTGCCGGGCGACGCAGAATGCGCGATGGCACGGCGCCGGCACGGGCTGCCGCTCATCCCGAGCGCGCAGCCGGATTGA
- a CDS encoding YafY family protein, giving the protein MRRADRLFQIIQVLRRTRKPLTADAIAAELETSKRTIYRDIASLIEQRVPIRGEAGMGYILEKGFDLPPLMLTPDEIEACVLGAQWVVGHADPALARAAEDLMAKIAETVPDRLRPFVLEPASRARSAWNREPDRIDMVRTRSQIHEGKKITLNYRDEHGRDSERTIWPIAVGYHEAVRLLAAWCELRKDFRSFRTDRVVTAVYHDEKYPERRDLLRARWRRSLVWEAPRDT; this is encoded by the coding sequence ATGAGACGCGCCGACCGGCTGTTTCAGATCATCCAGGTGCTCCGCCGCACCCGTAAGCCTTTGACCGCGGATGCGATCGCAGCCGAACTCGAGACATCGAAGCGGACCATCTATCGCGACATCGCCAGCCTGATCGAGCAGCGGGTGCCGATCCGCGGCGAGGCCGGCATGGGCTACATCCTGGAGAAGGGTTTTGACCTGCCGCCCTTGATGCTGACACCCGACGAGATCGAGGCCTGCGTGCTCGGCGCGCAATGGGTGGTCGGTCACGCCGATCCGGCATTGGCGCGCGCGGCCGAGGACCTGATGGCCAAGATCGCCGAGACCGTGCCCGACCGCCTGCGGCCATTCGTGCTGGAGCCGGCAAGCCGCGCCCGCTCCGCCTGGAACCGGGAGCCCGACCGCATCGACATGGTCAGGACCCGCAGCCAGATCCACGAAGGCAAGAAGATCACGCTCAACTATCGCGACGAGCATGGCCGCGATAGCGAGCGCACGATCTGGCCGATCGCGGTCGGCTATCACGAGGCGGTGCGGCTGCTCGCCGCCTGGTGCGAGCTGCGCAAGGATTTCCGCAGCTTCCGCACCGACCGCGTGGTCACCGCTGTTTATCACGACGAGAAATATCCGGAGCGGCGCGACCTGCTCAGGGCGCGCTGGCGGCGCAGCCTGGTGTGGGAAGCACCGAGGGACACCTGA
- a CDS encoding glutathione S-transferase family protein produces MITLFGFGTGFGLPEISPFVTKTEVQLKMAGLEYRKEKATPPASPKGQLPFIADDGETIADSTFIRAHIEGKYGFDFDAPLSLQARAQAWAFERMIEHHVYWALVGARWVDDTNFAKGPAHFFDGAPDHMRDKMREDAQFRVAENYLLSGLGRHGPDEDVDLALRSLFALSVQLGDKPYLMGNAPCGTDATAFGALAGILTPFFDSPLRERTEKFDNLTAYVGRMMQQYYPEFAWAPLQQQAA; encoded by the coding sequence ATGATTACGCTTTTTGGCTTTGGCACGGGCTTCGGCTTGCCGGAAATCAGCCCCTTCGTGACCAAGACCGAGGTCCAGCTCAAGATGGCCGGGCTTGAGTATCGCAAGGAGAAGGCGACGCCGCCGGCCTCTCCCAAGGGCCAGTTGCCCTTCATCGCCGATGACGGCGAGACGATCGCCGATTCGACCTTCATCCGCGCCCATATCGAGGGCAAATACGGCTTCGATTTCGACGCGCCGCTGAGCTTGCAGGCGCGCGCGCAGGCCTGGGCCTTCGAGCGCATGATCGAGCATCACGTCTACTGGGCGCTGGTCGGCGCGCGCTGGGTCGACGACACCAATTTTGCCAAGGGGCCGGCGCATTTCTTCGACGGCGCGCCCGACCACATGCGCGACAAGATGCGCGAGGACGCCCAGTTCCGCGTCGCCGAGAACTATCTGTTGAGCGGGCTTGGCCGCCACGGACCCGATGAGGACGTCGATCTCGCGCTCCGCTCGCTGTTTGCGCTGTCGGTGCAGCTCGGCGACAAGCCGTACCTGATGGGGAACGCGCCGTGCGGCACCGACGCCACCGCGTTCGGCGCGCTCGCGGGAATCCTGACGCCGTTCTTCGATTCGCCGCTGCGCGAGCGCACCGAGAAATTCGACAATCTCACCGCCTATGTCGGCCGGATGATGCAGCAATATTATCCGGAGTTCGCCTGGGCGCCGCTGCAGCAGCAGGCGGCCTAA
- a CDS encoding pyridoxamine 5'-phosphate oxidase family protein, with protein MSEVRSYSSDVGFTPAVKEIQTRKGSRETYAEVEAHGGWQTEVDENLTAFLANTNSFYLATASAGGQPYIQHRGGPKGFIKVLDKHTIAFADYSGNRQFITQGNLSENPKAYIFVMNYAYRQRVKIWGEARVVEDDPALTRSLMPQGYRARPEQVILFKVAAWDTNCPQHIPQKFDAADVASALASRDQRIAELEAELAALKGEPAPAPAG; from the coding sequence ATGTCAGAGGTTCGCAGCTATTCGAGCGATGTCGGGTTCACCCCGGCGGTGAAGGAAATTCAGACCCGCAAGGGCTCGCGCGAGACCTATGCCGAGGTCGAGGCCCATGGCGGCTGGCAAACCGAGGTCGACGAGAACCTCACCGCCTTCCTCGCCAACACCAACAGCTTCTATCTCGCCACCGCCTCGGCCGGCGGCCAGCCATACATCCAGCACCGCGGCGGGCCGAAGGGTTTCATCAAGGTGCTCGACAAGCACACCATCGCGTTCGCCGATTACAGCGGCAACCGGCAATTCATCACCCAGGGCAATCTCTCGGAGAACCCGAAGGCCTACATCTTCGTGATGAACTACGCGTACCGGCAGCGCGTGAAGATCTGGGGCGAGGCGCGGGTGGTTGAAGACGATCCGGCGCTGACCCGTTCGCTGATGCCGCAGGGCTATCGCGCGCGGCCCGAGCAGGTGATCCTGTTCAAGGTCGCGGCGTGGGACACCAACTGCCCGCAGCACATCCCACAGAAGTTCGATGCGGCCGATGTGGCCAGCGCGCTCGCCTCGCGCGACCAGCGCATCGCCGAGCTCGAGGCGGAGCTCGCCGCGTTGAAGGGCGAGCCCGCTCCAGCCCCAGCCGGTTAG